One window of Synergistaceae bacterium genomic DNA carries:
- a CDS encoding endonuclease III, with amino-acid sequence FEEEWGFEKNFPEDLVFEEPLDNLVLTILSQNTNDINRDKAFKILREQYPTWEETALASESDIAQRIKIAGLGNTKASYIKQALNTVKDKFGEYSIKELKKWDPKDVREFLVSLPGVGVKTAGIVMVFDLGMPSFPVDTHVARISRRLGWAEEKTTPEKIQLYLEATLPEERFAGAHLNFLKQGRTICSARNPKCGECTVKKWCKFGKSLDV; translated from the coding sequence CCTTTGAAGAGGAGTGGGGTTTTGAGAAAAACTTCCCTGAAGACCTCGTGTTTGAAGAGCCACTTGATAATTTGGTTTTGACAATTCTTTCGCAAAATACAAATGATATAAATAGAGATAAAGCGTTCAAGATTTTAAGAGAACAGTATCCAACATGGGAAGAAACAGCATTGGCAAGCGAGTCCGACATTGCACAGAGAATAAAAATAGCCGGCCTCGGCAACACAAAAGCTTCTTACATAAAACAAGCATTGAACACTGTAAAAGATAAATTCGGCGAATACTCCATAAAAGAGCTAAAGAAATGGGATCCCAAAGACGTACGTGAGTTTTTAGTCTCTCTTCCCGGTGTAGGTGTAAAGACTGCGGGCATAGTCATGGTTTTTGACTTAGGAATGCCCTCTTTCCCTGTAGATACGCACGTTGCCAGAATTAGCCGAAGGCTAGGCTGGGCAGAAGAGAAAACCACTCCAGAAAAGATACAATTATATCTGGAAGCCACTCTGCCTGAAGAGCGTTTTGCGGGAGCACATCTTAATTTTCTTAAACAGGGGAGAACTATCTGTAGTGCAAGAAATCCGAAGTGCGGAGAATGCACAGTAAAAAAATGGTGCAAGTTTGGTAAAAGCCTTGACGTTTAA
- a CDS encoding co-chaperone GroES has translation MNLKPLGDRIVVKTAEYEEVTKGGLVLPDTAKEKPVEGVVVAVGAGKVLDTGKRQPMEVAVNDRVIYSKYSGTEVKFDGEEYLILSERDILAVVSK, from the coding sequence ATGAATCTAAAACCACTAGGAGACAGAATTGTTGTAAAAACAGCAGAGTACGAAGAGGTAACAAAGGGCGGACTCGTATTGCCTGATACAGCAAAAGAAAAGCCGGTAGAAGGAGTCGTAGTAGCAGTAGGAGCAGGGAAAGTCCTTGATACAGGCAAACGTCAGCCGATGGAAGTCGCTGTGAATGACAGAGTCATCTACAGCAAGTACTCCGGCACAGAAGTTAAGTTCGACGGCGAAGAATACTTGATTCTTAGCGAAAGAGACATTCTCGCTGTAGTATCTAAGTAG
- a CDS encoding haloacid dehalogenase-like hydrolase translates to MENTHKPVVALIYDFDGTLSPRNMQEYSFIRALNMSPKDFWSKAQALSEKNDASSISCYMKLMLDEAKSKNISLQRKSFRSFGHEVELFPGVKEWFSLINKLGDEKELTIKHYINSSGLKEMIEGTDIAHEFERIYACSFIYNVDEVAEWPAVAVDFTTKTQFLFKINKGIDSVRDDKKINEYVPKDQRPIPFERMIYFGDGETDIPCMRMVKQEGGYSVAVYNPEDEQKRLNAEKLIKEERVNFVCEADYRKEKDIFNVVKTVLEKMKSDFDFAELLNKHKKIAENTK, encoded by the coding sequence ATGGAAAATACCCACAAGCCCGTTGTAGCTTTAATTTATGATTTCGATGGCACACTTTCTCCTAGAAATATGCAAGAGTACAGCTTCATAAGAGCATTGAACATGTCTCCCAAAGATTTTTGGAGCAAAGCTCAGGCGCTTTCAGAGAAGAATGATGCAAGTAGCATCTCTTGCTACATGAAATTAATGTTAGATGAAGCCAAGAGCAAAAACATCTCACTTCAGAGAAAATCTTTTCGCAGCTTCGGGCATGAAGTAGAGCTTTTTCCCGGAGTAAAAGAGTGGTTTTCTCTCATAAACAAATTGGGAGATGAAAAAGAATTAACGATAAAACATTACATAAACTCCTCCGGGCTGAAAGAAATGATAGAAGGCACAGACATCGCACATGAATTTGAACGCATATATGCCTGTTCCTTTATCTACAACGTTGACGAAGTCGCAGAATGGCCAGCTGTGGCAGTAGACTTCACAACCAAAACTCAGTTCCTTTTCAAAATAAACAAAGGTATTGACAGTGTTCGAGACGATAAAAAAATCAATGAATATGTTCCCAAAGATCAACGGCCAATACCCTTTGAAAGAATGATTTACTTTGGAGATGGAGAAACCGATATCCCCTGTATGAGAATGGTAAAACAGGAGGGCGGCTACTCAGTGGCAGTATATAATCCCGAAGACGAGCAGAAGCGCCTCAATGCGGAGAAACTAATAAAAGAAGAGCGAGTCAATTTTGTCTGTGAAGCAGATTACAGAAAAGAAAAAGATATATTTAACGTTGTTAAAACTGTCCTTGAAAAGATGAAGTCAGACTTTGATTTTGCAGAGCTGTTGAACAAGCACAAAAAAATAGCCGAAAACACGAAATAG
- a CDS encoding DUF523 domain-containing protein, whose product MRIVVSACLLGMNCRYCGGGSLDEKILELSKEHELIPLCSEQLGGLPTPREPNEILDGRVREKSGKDNTEIFHLGAQEVLNIMKRLDCKHAILKQRSPSCGSSKIYDGTFSGKVIPGRGITASLLIENGIKVVSEEEIDELFS is encoded by the coding sequence ATGAGAATAGTAGTAAGTGCTTGTCTTTTGGGTATGAACTGCCGCTATTGCGGTGGAGGTTCACTTGATGAAAAAATATTGGAGCTCTCCAAAGAGCATGAACTAATCCCTCTTTGTTCAGAGCAGCTCGGAGGTCTGCCTACGCCCAGAGAGCCTAACGAAATTTTAGATGGTCGTGTTAGAGAAAAAAGCGGCAAAGACAACACAGAAATTTTTCATCTGGGAGCACAAGAAGTATTGAATATAATGAAGCGTCTTGATTGCAAACACGCCATTCTAAAGCAGAGAAGCCCATCCTGTGGCTCTTCCAAAATATATGACGGAACTTTCAGCGGAAAGGTTATACCTGGAAGAGGAATAACAGCATCTCTCTTGATAGAGAACGGGATAAAAGTCGTCAGCGAAGAAGAGATAGATGAGCTATTTTCATAA
- the groL gene encoding chaperonin GroEL (60 kDa chaperone family; promotes refolding of misfolded polypeptides especially under stressful conditions; forms two stacked rings of heptamers to form a barrel-shaped 14mer; ends can be capped by GroES; misfolded proteins enter the barrel where they are refolded when GroES binds), with the protein MAKTLLFREDARRALERGIDKVADTVGITLGPKGRNVVLEKKFGSPSITNDGVTIAKDIELEDPFENMGAQLLKEVASKTNDVAGDGTTTATVLARAMIKEGIKNVAAGANGILIHKGIDLAAKTVVESLKKQAIKVKDHDKIAQVAAISADDKEIGELIADAMDKVGEEGVITVEDSKSIGTTLETVEGLQFDRGYLSPYMVTNPDRMEAILDDANVLLVDGKISNVKEMLPLLEKIVQLGKPLLLIAEDVEGEALATLVVNKLRGILSVVAVKAPGFGDRRKAMVQDIAIVTGATVISEEVGLKLENAETTVLGTAKKIKVTKDDTTIIEGAGDTKEIEKRTLQIKREIEESTSDYDKEKLQERLAKIAGGVAVIHVGAATETEQKELKLRIEDALNSTRAAVEEGIVAGGGAALVGCLKDLGGMMATLEGDVKTGALIVSKAMLEPLHRIATNAGMQGDVIIEKVKTLKAGQGLDATTGEYVDMVKAGIIDPVKVTRSALQNAASIAGMILTTDVLVADKPEKKDPMGDMAAMGGMGGMGGMGGMGY; encoded by the coding sequence ATGGCAAAAACATTACTTTTCAGAGAAGATGCACGTCGCGCTCTTGAGCGTGGCATAGACAAAGTAGCAGATACAGTAGGTATTACACTTGGCCCCAAAGGTCGCAACGTAGTACTTGAGAAAAAATTCGGTTCACCCTCAATCACAAATGACGGTGTAACAATCGCAAAGGATATTGAACTCGAAGATCCGTTCGAAAATATGGGAGCACAGCTTCTTAAAGAAGTAGCTTCTAAGACAAACGATGTGGCAGGAGACGGTACAACAACAGCCACAGTTCTTGCGCGTGCAATGATAAAAGAAGGAATCAAAAACGTAGCAGCAGGAGCGAATGGAATCCTTATTCACAAGGGCATTGACCTTGCAGCAAAAACAGTTGTTGAAAGCCTTAAGAAACAGGCAATCAAAGTAAAAGACCACGACAAAATCGCACAGGTCGCAGCAATCTCAGCTGATGATAAAGAAATAGGCGAACTCATTGCAGATGCAATGGATAAAGTCGGAGAAGAAGGCGTAATCACAGTTGAAGATAGCAAAAGCATCGGAACCACGCTCGAAACAGTAGAAGGACTCCAGTTCGACAGAGGCTATCTCAGCCCCTACATGGTTACAAATCCCGATCGCATGGAAGCAATACTTGACGATGCAAACGTACTCCTCGTAGACGGAAAAATCAGCAACGTCAAAGAAATGCTCCCCTTGCTCGAGAAAATCGTACAGCTTGGCAAACCCCTTCTTCTCATAGCAGAAGACGTTGAGGGAGAAGCCCTTGCAACACTAGTAGTCAATAAACTCCGTGGAATTCTCTCCGTAGTTGCCGTTAAGGCACCCGGATTCGGCGATCGCAGAAAAGCAATGGTTCAGGACATCGCAATCGTAACAGGTGCTACAGTTATAAGCGAAGAAGTTGGACTTAAACTCGAAAACGCTGAAACAACAGTTCTCGGAACTGCAAAGAAAATCAAAGTAACCAAAGACGATACAACAATCATTGAAGGAGCCGGCGACACCAAAGAAATCGAAAAACGCACGCTCCAGATCAAGAGAGAAATCGAAGAATCAACTTCAGACTATGATAAAGAAAAGCTCCAGGAGCGCCTTGCCAAAATCGCAGGCGGCGTAGCAGTCATTCATGTCGGAGCCGCAACAGAAACAGAGCAGAAAGAGCTCAAACTTCGTATTGAAGACGCACTCAACTCAACACGTGCAGCAGTTGAAGAAGGAATCGTTGCAGGTGGTGGAGCCGCTCTCGTAGGTTGCTTGAAAGATCTTGGCGGTATGATGGCAACACTCGAAGGTGACGTAAAAACAGGTGCACTAATAGTCAGTAAAGCAATGTTGGAACCCCTCCATCGCATCGCAACAAACGCAGGTATGCAGGGTGACGTCATCATCGAAAAAGTTAAAACACTCAAAGCAGGGCAGGGACTCGATGCTACAACAGGAGAGTATGTTGACATGGTTAAAGCCGGAATCATCGACCCCGTAAAAGTTACACGCTCAGCACTGCAGAATGCAGCATCAATCGCAGGCATGATACTCACAACAGACGTTCTTGTTGCCGACAAACCCGAAAAGAAAGATCCAATGGGAGACATGGCAGCCATGGGCGGAATGGGTGGCATGGGCGGAATGGGCGGTATGGGTTACTAA
- a CDS encoding acyltransferase domain-containing protein yields MMVEGCHILPLSAETREQLEDKKREVISFLNKQVPLEKISQRLLSEEPLRHRMAVVASEHKEAETLIEETDSFDSSNLNNKIIFAFPGQGAAGAIPLKYLRNNLKEFDFYITTAENILNEESISISEILSSWKHNSSVEEQLFSFVFGIGMAKQYLYDGVNPDILIGHSLGEITAAVVSETLSFEEALIYVLKRAKLMDSIKEKGVMCALSASEKEIEKILARGKDLSLAAVNAHALYVISGRKKDILKAESEMDKLEIKHKRLKVTLAAHSSLLDPILLEIEKIGIKNIREGKYPQYSSLSGALLDINELRESDWWSRHTRSTVSFASALSSMEAAISPSKPIVVEFGVHRVLMSGGMETLKDSYWTGCCSMSKYHENKSPEYCYKRGYLESMSALWQYGANIKLKGLIK; encoded by the coding sequence ATGATGGTAGAGGGATGCCATATTCTGCCGCTATCGGCAGAAACAAGAGAACAGCTGGAAGATAAAAAGAGAGAAGTTATATCCTTCCTTAACAAACAAGTGCCTTTAGAAAAAATATCACAACGGTTGCTATCAGAAGAGCCCTTGAGACACAGAATGGCCGTTGTGGCTTCAGAACATAAAGAAGCTGAAACTCTAATAGAAGAAACAGATTCCTTTGACTCGTCAAACTTAAATAATAAAATAATTTTTGCTTTCCCCGGTCAAGGCGCAGCAGGCGCCATTCCTCTAAAATACCTCAGAAATAACTTAAAAGAATTTGATTTCTATATAACAACAGCAGAAAACATACTGAATGAAGAGAGCATCTCTATCTCTGAAATACTTTCCTCCTGGAAACACAATTCATCTGTAGAAGAACAGCTCTTTTCTTTTGTCTTTGGCATAGGCATGGCAAAGCAATATCTTTACGATGGAGTAAATCCGGATATATTAATAGGACATTCTTTGGGTGAAATCACAGCAGCAGTTGTTTCAGAAACCTTGTCCTTTGAAGAAGCCTTAATATACGTTCTTAAGCGAGCAAAACTTATGGACAGCATAAAGGAAAAAGGAGTAATGTGCGCTCTGAGTGCTTCGGAGAAAGAAATTGAGAAGATACTTGCAAGGGGGAAGGACCTTTCACTAGCAGCTGTAAATGCTCACGCTCTATATGTAATTTCTGGTAGGAAAAAAGATATCCTCAAAGCCGAGAGTGAAATGGATAAATTGGAAATAAAACATAAAAGACTAAAAGTTACTCTTGCTGCACACTCATCTCTACTGGATCCCATACTTCTCGAAATAGAGAAAATAGGAATAAAAAATATAAGAGAAGGCAAATATCCACAATACTCCTCACTAAGTGGAGCCCTACTCGACATTAATGAACTTCGAGAATCTGATTGGTGGAGCAGACACACGCGATCAACGGTTTCCTTTGCCTCAGCACTCTCTTCAATGGAAGCAGCTATATCCCCCTCAAAGCCCATTGTAGTGGAATTCGGTGTGCACAGAGTTCTCATGTCAGGCGGCATGGAAACATTAAAAGACTCATACTGGACGGGCTGCTGCTCCATGTCAAAATATCATGAAAATAAATCTCCGGAATACTGTTACAAAAGAGGATATCTTGAGAGTATGTCAGCCTTATGGCAGTATGGAGCAAACATTAAATTAAAAGGATTAATTAAATAA